One window of the Perca flavescens isolate YP-PL-M2 chromosome 16, PFLA_1.0, whole genome shotgun sequence genome contains the following:
- the LOC114570730 gene encoding torsin-1A — protein sequence MSSGVFQLLFMQSFLWNAGIGWTIPNRNSCFKVDLESKLFGQHIASLVILKAVNGFMRDDNPKKPLVLSLHGPSGTGKNFVSKLIAAKIYKKGMDSSFVHVLNSELHFPLQSQFETYKTQLQQRIKDNVTNCECSMFIFDEMDQMHPGLIDSIKPYLGYHSNLDGVSYRKAIFIFLSNAGGESITQTALDFWKAGRDREEIKLNDLETVLSSSVFNSNNGLWHSGLITNNLVDFFVPFLPLEYRHVVQCVMAEMKAKGLHPDQNMADKVAKDLLYFPRSDKVFSVSGCKTICTRYHNYI from the exons GTTTCAAGGTTGACCTGGAAAGCAAACTGTTCGGACAGCACATTGCATCACTTGTCATCCTGAAAGCTGTGAATGGATTCATGAGAGATGACAACCCAAAGAAGCCCCTGGTGCTCTCTCTGCACGGGCCGAGTGGAACAGGAAAGAATTTTGTTAGCAAGCTGATTGCTGCCAAAATTTACAAGAAAGGAATGGACAGCAGCTTCGTTCATGTGCTTAATTCTGAACTTCACTTCCCACTTCAAAGTCAATTTGAGACCTACAAG ACTCAGCTACAGCAGCGGATCAAAGACAATGTCACAAACTGTGAATGCTCCATGTTTATCTTTGATGAGATGGACCAGATGCATCCTGGCTTGATTGACAGCATAAAGCCGTACCTGGGGTACCACAGCAACCTGGATGGGGTTTCCTATCGGAAAGCCATCTTCATCTTTCTCAG CAATGCTGGAGGGGAGAGCATCACACAGACAGCTTTAGATTTTTGGAAAGCAGGACGAGATCGAGAAGAAATAAAGCTAAACGATCTGGAAACAGTGCTCTCTTCATCAGTATTCAACAGCAACA ATGGCTTGTGGCATTCAGGTTTGATTACCAATAACCTGGTGGACTTCTTCGTCCCGTTCCTGCCTTTGGAGTACCGGCACGTCGTCCAGTGTGTCATGGCTGAGATGAAAGCCAAAGGACTTCATCCAGACCAGAACATGGCAGACAAAGTGGCCAAAGATTTGTTGTATTTTCCTAGATCTGACAAAGTGTTCTCTGTCAGTGGCTGCAAGACGATATGTACAAGATATCACAACTACATCTAA